Proteins encoded by one window of Lutibacter sp. A64:
- a CDS encoding threonine aldolase family protein: protein MQINLISDTVTKPTKGMLKAMMNAEVGDDVFNQDPTVNKLQHKIAEMFGMEEALFFPSGTMANQTAIKIHTHHGDKMFCDKYAHVHNFEGGGAAASSGVTSHLIDGTRGTFTAKQLEESALSGRSDIHSPYARLVALENTTNKGGGACWDFEEILKIRKVCTTNNLALHLDGARLFNALVAKNEGPEQYGKVFDTISICLSKGLGAPVGSLLLGSKEHIEKALRVRKIFGGGMRQAGYLAAAGIYALDNHIDRLEVDHTRARIIGAALQNCALVKNVEPIETNIIIFNVVDTINEQDFISRLNDAGIGLISMGQGKLRMVTHLDFKEEMLESVVHTLEHI from the coding sequence ATGCAAATAAATTTAATTAGTGATACGGTAACAAAGCCTACAAAAGGTATGTTAAAAGCAATGATGAATGCTGAAGTTGGTGATGATGTATTTAATCAAGATCCAACTGTAAATAAATTACAACATAAAATTGCCGAAATGTTTGGTATGGAAGAAGCTTTATTTTTTCCATCGGGTACTATGGCTAACCAAACGGCTATAAAAATACATACGCACCATGGCGATAAAATGTTTTGCGATAAGTATGCTCATGTACATAATTTTGAAGGAGGAGGAGCCGCAGCTAGTTCTGGTGTAACTTCGCATTTAATAGATGGTACAAGAGGAACTTTTACGGCAAAACAATTAGAAGAATCTGCCTTAAGTGGTCGTTCAGATATTCACTCTCCTTATGCACGGTTAGTAGCGTTAGAAAATACTACTAATAAAGGAGGTGGTGCTTGTTGGGATTTTGAAGAAATTTTAAAAATTAGAAAAGTTTGCACCACAAATAATTTAGCATTGCATTTAGATGGTGCGCGTTTATTTAATGCATTAGTAGCTAAAAATGAAGGTCCGGAACAATATGGAAAAGTGTTTGATACTATTTCAATTTGTTTATCTAAAGGTTTAGGAGCACCTGTTGGTTCGTTATTACTAGGTTCAAAAGAGCATATAGAAAAAGCATTAAGAGTGCGTAAAATTTTTGGAGGAGGAATGCGTCAGGCTGGTTATTTAGCTGCAGCAGGAATTTATGCTTTAGACAATCATATAGATAGATTAGAAGTTGACCATACACGAGCTAGAATTATTGGTGCTGCACTTCAAAATTGTGCGTTGGTAAAAAATGTAGAGCCTATTGAAACTAATATTATAATTTTTAATGTAGTTGATACTATAAACGAACAAGATTTTATAAGTAGGTTAAACGATGCTGGTATTGGGCTAATTTCTATGGGGCAAGGCAAGTTAAGAATGGTTACACATCTAGATTTTAAAGAAGAGATGTTAGAATCTGTTGTACATACGCTTGAACATATTTAG